A stretch of Microbulbifer bruguierae DNA encodes these proteins:
- a CDS encoding slipin family protein — protein MISYFASLLFLAVALLIMYAIRILREYERAVVFFLGRFQAVKGPGLIIIIPIIQTMERVDLRTVVMDVPTQDVISKDNVSVKVNAVVYYRVIDPQSAIINVENYHEAVSQLAQTTLRSVLGKHELDEMLSERDKLNVDIQKILDEQTDAWGVKVTNVEIKHIDLDESMIRAIAQQAEAERSRRAKVIHAEGEAQAAMKLTEAADQLSKNPNAITLRYMQTLIDIAGEQNSTIVFPLPMDLIKPLLDAGSNKAASKE, from the coding sequence ATGATCAGTTATTTTGCCAGTCTGCTGTTTCTGGCGGTGGCGCTACTCATTATGTACGCGATCCGTATCCTGCGGGAATACGAGCGTGCGGTGGTGTTTTTTCTCGGGCGTTTTCAGGCGGTAAAAGGACCTGGGTTGATCATCATCATTCCCATTATCCAGACCATGGAGCGGGTGGATTTGCGCACGGTGGTCATGGATGTGCCCACGCAGGATGTGATCAGCAAAGATAATGTCTCGGTAAAGGTGAACGCCGTTGTTTATTACCGGGTAATCGATCCACAGTCCGCGATCATCAACGTGGAAAACTACCACGAAGCGGTGAGTCAGCTTGCACAGACTACGTTGCGCTCGGTGCTGGGAAAACATGAGCTGGATGAGATGCTATCGGAGCGTGACAAGCTCAATGTGGATATCCAGAAAATTCTTGATGAACAGACGGATGCGTGGGGTGTGAAGGTGACCAATGTGGAGATCAAGCATATTGATCTCGACGAGAGCATGATCCGCGCGATTGCCCAGCAGGCGGAGGCGGAGCGGTCCCGAAGGGCCAAAGTGATTCACGCGGAAGGCGAGGCCCAGGCGGCGATGAAACTTACCGAGGCGGCAGACCAGCTGTCGAAAAACCCCAACGCGATTACCCTGCGTTATATGCAGACCTTGATTGATATTGCCGGCGAACAAAATTCCACAATTGTATTCCCGCTGCCGATGGATCTGATCAAGCCGTTGCTGGATGCCGGATCGAATAAAGCGGCGAGCAAGGAGTAA
- the pgi gene encoding glucose-6-phosphate isomerase translates to MDALPLSAAISKLQQHKDQQHWSLRELFAASPDRAQSFSAEAAGIYLDFSKNLLSTDTLQLLLGYTDTAQLKNRIGALLSGTNINNTEHRPALHTALRFQGEPTTEHEQAVADCRAQMAKFVEQVHSGTWTGFTGKRIRHVVNIGIGGSDLGPRMVWEALRPWHNKDLTVHFVANIDGADLSDTIAPLPADETLFIVASKSFSTLETRQNALSARQWVLDAGCAVSELEKHFVAVSSNIVAAQDFGIAAQNIFPMWDWVGGRYSLWSAIGLPVALACGFEVYSELLRGANAMDTHFAEAEFAQNLPVLMALIHFWYRQCWGAGSLAVLPYAQRLAKFPAWLQQLDMESLGKSVTRGGEPLPYPSGAVIWGAEGSNGQHSFHQLLHQGTDMIPADFVAIKEPTSELKEQHQWLLSCCLSQSQALLRGKSLAEARRELEASGHTHKEVHQLAPHKVVPGNRPSNTLILEKLDPFHLGSLLALYEHKVFTFGCLLDINPFDQWGVELGKVLGNAVYQAIDGDIPQDWDGSTATLLKKLLRPE, encoded by the coding sequence ATGGATGCTCTCCCCCTCTCTGCTGCCATCTCCAAACTGCAACAACACAAAGACCAGCAACACTGGTCACTGCGCGAGCTGTTTGCAGCCTCACCCGACCGCGCCCAATCATTCAGTGCGGAAGCTGCCGGTATCTATCTGGACTTCAGTAAAAACCTGCTCAGTACAGACACCCTGCAACTACTGCTGGGTTACACCGATACCGCGCAACTGAAAAACCGGATCGGGGCCCTGCTCTCCGGTACCAATATCAACAATACGGAACACCGCCCAGCCCTGCACACCGCTCTGCGTTTTCAGGGTGAACCCACGACCGAACACGAGCAGGCTGTCGCCGATTGCCGCGCGCAAATGGCGAAATTTGTCGAGCAGGTGCACAGCGGTACCTGGACCGGATTCACCGGCAAGCGTATCCGCCACGTTGTCAATATCGGTATCGGTGGTTCGGATCTCGGCCCGCGTATGGTGTGGGAAGCACTGCGCCCCTGGCACAACAAGGACCTGACGGTTCACTTTGTAGCGAATATCGACGGTGCTGACCTCAGCGATACCATCGCCCCGCTGCCCGCTGACGAGACCCTGTTTATCGTCGCCTCCAAGTCATTCTCCACGCTGGAAACCCGCCAGAACGCCCTGTCAGCGCGCCAGTGGGTACTCGACGCAGGCTGTGCGGTATCTGAGCTGGAAAAGCACTTTGTCGCGGTGAGCAGTAATATTGTCGCGGCCCAGGATTTCGGTATTGCCGCGCAGAACATCTTCCCCATGTGGGATTGGGTGGGCGGCCGCTACTCCCTGTGGTCTGCCATCGGTCTCCCGGTAGCACTCGCCTGCGGATTCGAAGTCTACAGCGAGCTCCTCAGAGGCGCTAATGCCATGGACACCCACTTCGCCGAGGCGGAGTTTGCACAGAACCTGCCCGTGCTGATGGCTCTGATCCACTTCTGGTATCGCCAGTGTTGGGGTGCCGGCAGCCTGGCTGTTCTCCCCTATGCCCAGCGCCTGGCCAAGTTCCCGGCGTGGCTACAGCAACTGGATATGGAAAGTCTCGGCAAAAGCGTCACCCGCGGCGGCGAACCACTGCCATACCCCAGCGGCGCCGTGATCTGGGGTGCCGAAGGCAGCAACGGACAGCACTCATTCCACCAGCTGCTGCATCAGGGTACGGACATGATTCCGGCAGACTTTGTCGCCATCAAGGAACCGACGTCAGAACTGAAGGAACAACATCAGTGGCTGCTGTCCTGCTGCCTGAGCCAGAGCCAGGCGTTACTGCGCGGAAAATCCCTGGCCGAAGCACGCAGGGAACTGGAAGCCTCCGGCCACACACACAAAGAGGTACACCAGCTGGCGCCGCACAAAGTGGTCCCCGGCAACCGTCCGAGCAATACCCTGATCCTGGAAAAACTCGATCCTTTCCATCTCGGCAGCCTGTTGGCTCTGTACGAGCACAAGGTATTTACCTTTGGATGCCTGTTGGACATCAACCCGTTTGACCAGTGGGGTGTGGAGCTGGGTAAAGTACTCGGCAATGCCGTGTATCAGGCAATTGACGGAGATATTCCGCAAGACTGGGATGGATCCACCGCCACTCTACTCAAGAAGCTGCTAAGGCCAGAATAA
- a CDS encoding SDR family NAD(P)-dependent oxidoreductase — protein MVVTVNYHNNPMNRHGRKVSVPLFDIGDFFINKRWQLMSREEQQIDDFDQVFASGELEKITRYRDLEGKRVFITGGGSGIGAYLTAAFALQGARVSFVSLRDRAAEQLCNQVEACTGLRPHYATCDIRDLVALESSMQAAVAELGGLDVLVNNAARDTRHTIDSLTPEQWDESININLRPQFFAMQWAAREMVKAGGGSIVNLGSNSANLALCGYPAYVTAKTAIVGLTRAAARELGQKGIRVNALVPGWVMTERQKRLWVTEEALAECLAGQSLKFPIQGEDLVEGALFLASRASRVITGQQLIVDGGRV, from the coding sequence TTGGTTGTTACAGTCAATTATCATAATAATCCTATGAATCGACATGGCCGAAAAGTTTCAGTACCTTTGTTTGATATCGGTGATTTTTTTATAAATAAGAGGTGGCAACTAATGTCCCGCGAAGAACAGCAGATTGACGATTTTGATCAGGTATTTGCCAGCGGTGAGCTGGAGAAAATCACCCGTTACCGGGATCTCGAAGGTAAAAGGGTGTTTATTACTGGTGGTGGTTCAGGCATCGGTGCTTATTTGACGGCGGCTTTTGCGTTGCAGGGAGCCCGAGTCAGTTTCGTTTCACTGCGTGACCGAGCCGCGGAGCAGCTGTGTAACCAGGTGGAAGCTTGTACGGGTTTGCGTCCTCATTACGCGACTTGTGATATCCGTGATCTGGTGGCGTTGGAATCTTCCATGCAGGCCGCAGTAGCTGAGTTGGGGGGGCTCGATGTGCTGGTAAATAACGCAGCACGAGATACGCGCCATACTATTGACAGTCTGACGCCAGAGCAGTGGGACGAATCAATAAACATCAACTTGCGCCCACAGTTTTTTGCTATGCAGTGGGCCGCGCGGGAAATGGTAAAAGCTGGTGGAGGCAGCATTGTTAACCTTGGTTCAAACTCCGCCAATCTGGCGCTATGCGGTTACCCTGCTTATGTAACTGCGAAAACGGCAATCGTCGGCCTGACGCGTGCCGCGGCACGTGAACTGGGGCAGAAGGGAATTCGTGTAAATGCACTGGTCCCCGGTTGGGTTATGACCGAGCGCCAGAAACGCCTTTGGGTGACTGAAGAGGCGCTGGCGGAGTGCCTTGCCGGACAGAGCCTGAAATTCCCTATTCAGGGCGAAGATCTTGTGGAAGGCGCATTGTTCCTGGCCTCACGTGCGTCGCGAGTAATTACCGGGCAGCAATTGATCGTTGATGGCGGTCGCGTTTGA
- a CDS encoding NfeD family protein: MNQWWSKGVLVCLLPVLAQIISICAWAQESAESEPGPHIAVLAIDGPIGPATTDYFVRTSEKAREQGAQLFIVNMDTPGGLDAATRDIIQHILASDVPFVTYVTPAGARAASAGTYILYASHVAAMTPSTTLGAATPVQMGGMPGQQEPPGTAPEQTPRHSNDDGKDGEKEDGEREDGGSDAPAESEPGSRRGTQPGTTMERKVINDSVAYIRGLAQRYGRNADWAEKAVRDAATLTAKEALAENVVDVVAENQQQLLLQLPGREVRLREGTVKIAAETARLPVVDYAPDWRNKLLSLITNPQVAYILLLVGIYGLIFEGYSPGAIVPGVVGIICLLLAFYALQVLPVNYAGLALIVVGALLIAAELFVPSFGALGIGGVVALVIGSIMLIDSDVPGMRVSKGLIGSIAAVSGLGLLGLLYAVGRSLHKPKIAANQAMIGRTAVVTEVEPELLVKIDGEIWRAHCDNLLTEGQLVRVVAERGLNLQVEPE; this comes from the coding sequence ATGAATCAGTGGTGGTCGAAAGGGGTACTCGTCTGCCTGTTGCCTGTTTTGGCACAGATCATTTCTATTTGCGCCTGGGCGCAGGAGTCTGCGGAGAGCGAGCCCGGGCCCCATATCGCTGTGCTCGCGATTGACGGCCCCATAGGGCCGGCCACCACCGACTACTTTGTCAGGACCAGTGAAAAGGCGCGTGAACAGGGCGCGCAGCTGTTTATCGTTAACATGGATACTCCCGGCGGCCTGGATGCGGCCACCCGGGATATCATCCAGCATATCCTCGCTTCGGACGTCCCGTTCGTTACCTATGTCACACCCGCCGGTGCCCGGGCTGCCAGCGCCGGCACCTATATCCTTTATGCCAGTCATGTGGCGGCGATGACACCATCTACCACGCTGGGTGCGGCCACGCCGGTGCAGATGGGCGGTATGCCCGGTCAGCAGGAGCCACCGGGGACAGCGCCGGAGCAAACTCCCAGGCATTCAAACGACGACGGGAAGGACGGCGAAAAGGAGGATGGCGAAAGGGAGGATGGCGGCTCCGACGCCCCAGCGGAATCTGAGCCCGGTTCCAGGCGGGGCACACAACCCGGCACAACAATGGAACGCAAGGTCATCAATGACTCTGTCGCCTATATCCGAGGCCTGGCACAGCGTTATGGACGCAATGCGGACTGGGCAGAGAAGGCGGTACGCGATGCGGCGACCCTGACGGCGAAAGAGGCACTGGCAGAAAATGTGGTGGATGTTGTGGCGGAGAATCAGCAGCAGTTGTTACTACAGCTGCCCGGGCGAGAGGTGAGGCTGCGGGAAGGCACCGTCAAGATTGCGGCAGAAACCGCACGCCTGCCGGTAGTGGATTATGCGCCCGACTGGCGCAACAAATTGCTGTCGCTAATCACCAATCCCCAAGTGGCCTACATACTGTTGCTGGTCGGTATCTATGGCCTCATCTTTGAAGGTTACAGTCCGGGCGCCATAGTCCCCGGAGTTGTCGGGATCATCTGCTTGTTACTGGCGTTTTATGCGCTGCAGGTACTGCCGGTCAATTATGCTGGATTAGCGCTGATTGTCGTAGGTGCCCTGCTGATTGCCGCAGAACTGTTTGTGCCAAGCTTCGGTGCCCTGGGCATTGGCGGTGTGGTGGCGCTGGTAATCGGTTCGATCATGCTGATCGATAGCGACGTGCCCGGAATGCGCGTGTCCAAGGGGTTGATTGGCAGTATCGCAGCGGTCAGCGGTCTCGGTTTACTGGGATTGTTGTATGCCGTAGGGCGCAGTCTACACAAACCAAAAATTGCCGCCAATCAGGCGATGATTGGACGTACCGCGGTGGTAACCGAAGTCGAGCCTGAACTGCTGGTGAAAATCGATGGAGAAATCTGGCGCGCGCACTGCGACAACCTGTTGACCGAGGGCCAGCTGGTCCGGGTAGTGGCGGAGAGGGGGCTCAACCTGCAGGTGGAGCCGGAATAG
- the nhaC gene encoding Na+/H+ antiporter NhaC has translation MSNTSSSTPRDPHHTSRSPSLLDALIPLLVLIALLSLSVFFYGADSSYGPNQIALLLCAGVAALMGMKNGFTWNEMEGGMLHGISLVFGAILILLAVGALIGSWILAGTVPSMIYYGVQMLSPQWFYAASCVICAVVGLSIGSSWTTAGTLGVALMGIAAALGLNPAITAGAVISGAYFGDKMSPLSDTTNVAAAVTSNDLFLHIRHMLWTTIPAFVVALIVFAVIGLSADTGHTSAGDIEQLLGALQEEFRISFVSLLPLVLLLFMAWKKIPAYPTLMIGALVGCLIAMVFEPNATRQLAGDEGPLGLLKGAWHSLFDGYKSTSSNEAVASLLSKGGMSSMLNTIWLIISAMAFGGAMERAGFLERIVNWALSGVKSVGGLITSTVLTCFGMNAAAGDQYMAIIIPGRMFRDAFAEKGLHGLNLSRTLEDSGTITSVLIPWNTCGAYMSATLGITTFTYAPFALFNIICPLLAIAYGWLHFKQMPLGKQTQPIPAE, from the coding sequence TTGAGCAATACCAGTTCCAGCACACCTCGCGATCCGCATCACACCAGTCGCAGCCCCAGTCTGCTGGACGCCCTTATCCCCCTTCTGGTACTGATCGCCTTACTCTCCCTGTCCGTGTTTTTCTATGGCGCCGACTCTTCCTACGGTCCCAACCAGATAGCCCTGCTGCTGTGCGCCGGCGTGGCGGCCCTGATGGGCATGAAAAATGGATTCACCTGGAATGAGATGGAAGGCGGCATGCTGCATGGCATCAGCCTGGTTTTCGGAGCCATCCTGATCTTGCTGGCGGTGGGCGCACTAATCGGTAGCTGGATACTCGCCGGCACGGTGCCATCGATGATTTATTACGGGGTGCAGATGCTGTCTCCGCAGTGGTTTTACGCCGCCAGCTGCGTCATCTGTGCCGTCGTCGGCCTGAGCATCGGCTCCAGCTGGACCACCGCAGGCACGCTGGGTGTGGCGCTGATGGGCATCGCCGCTGCCCTGGGATTGAACCCCGCTATCACCGCTGGTGCGGTGATCTCCGGCGCCTACTTTGGCGACAAGATGTCCCCACTGTCTGACACCACCAACGTGGCTGCGGCGGTAACTTCCAACGACCTGTTTCTACACATCCGCCATATGCTGTGGACCACTATTCCGGCCTTCGTCGTTGCTCTGATCGTATTCGCGGTGATCGGCCTCAGCGCCGATACCGGCCATACATCAGCAGGAGATATCGAGCAATTACTCGGTGCGCTGCAGGAAGAGTTCAGGATTTCCTTCGTCAGCCTGCTGCCGTTGGTTCTGCTGCTGTTTATGGCATGGAAAAAGATCCCGGCCTATCCAACCCTGATGATTGGCGCACTGGTAGGCTGCCTGATCGCGATGGTCTTCGAGCCCAACGCCACTCGTCAGCTGGCGGGCGACGAAGGTCCTCTGGGCCTGCTGAAAGGCGCCTGGCACAGCCTGTTCGACGGTTACAAGTCCACTTCCAGCAATGAAGCGGTAGCATCCCTGCTGTCCAAGGGTGGCATGAGCAGCATGCTCAACACCATCTGGCTGATCATCTCTGCGATGGCCTTCGGCGGCGCGATGGAGCGAGCTGGCTTCCTGGAGCGCATCGTCAACTGGGCGCTTTCCGGTGTGAAATCCGTTGGCGGCCTGATCACCTCCACCGTGCTCACCTGCTTCGGCATGAATGCCGCGGCTGGGGACCAGTACATGGCCATTATCATCCCCGGCCGCATGTTCCGTGACGCCTTCGCCGAAAAAGGTCTGCATGGCCTGAATCTGTCCCGCACCCTGGAGGATTCCGGCACCATCACCTCGGTACTGATTCCCTGGAACACCTGCGGCGCCTATATGAGTGCGACCCTCGGTATCACCACATTCACTTACGCGCCGTTTGCCCTTTTCAACATCATTTGCCCGTTGCTGGCTATCGCCTACGGCTGGCTGCACTTCAAGCAGATGCCACTGGGCAAGCAGACTCAACCTATCCCTGCGGAGTAA
- a CDS encoding DUF3549 family protein, whose translation MSAVNENNPVPPPTAPTTLSELVAAADFNLRWFDVGRRVQPISRKAAEAFEQGTSPWPHPYLRQAWCGLLLWPAGEPGSASLPVVWFLRFPLDEQGKLLLPIRDRFLKQLQQGLYAGEGQGANGHRDPGKHLQRTLEQSELIFNPPADKRAVFHAKAGQILRRPYSDHYPAAKAYAKDPACFPWEQLAVQGLADLAVRWEEEKESLCHSLPRFATPALIALCQCLESETIDHQLVQPLISRGEQSLASGEPDTALLTALVRGISHSPASGMRQQFLLTLLQSLAGTNGEVLAAIGSRCTDDLFVPEIAQLWLEKLSESQPQETFNLLLTDLLFLPQLRNVLLAVLRNPERTEGLALAFGAFLNPAGK comes from the coding sequence ATGTCCGCCGTGAACGAAAATAACCCCGTGCCTCCCCCAACCGCGCCAACCACCCTGTCAGAACTGGTTGCGGCAGCAGACTTCAATCTGCGCTGGTTCGACGTCGGACGGCGGGTGCAGCCGATCAGCAGAAAAGCGGCCGAGGCCTTCGAACAGGGCACCTCCCCCTGGCCCCACCCCTATCTGCGGCAGGCGTGGTGTGGCCTGCTGTTGTGGCCCGCGGGCGAACCAGGCTCTGCATCGCTGCCGGTGGTGTGGTTCCTGCGCTTCCCCCTGGATGAGCAGGGAAAACTTCTCCTTCCCATTCGCGACCGGTTTCTGAAGCAGTTGCAACAAGGACTCTATGCCGGGGAGGGCCAGGGCGCCAATGGCCACCGTGATCCGGGCAAACATCTGCAGCGGACACTGGAGCAAAGCGAGCTGATATTTAACCCGCCGGCAGATAAGCGCGCCGTGTTTCACGCCAAGGCAGGACAGATACTGAGACGCCCGTACAGCGATCACTACCCTGCTGCCAAGGCCTACGCCAAGGATCCCGCGTGTTTCCCCTGGGAGCAGCTCGCCGTTCAGGGGCTCGCAGACCTGGCTGTGCGCTGGGAGGAAGAAAAGGAATCGCTATGCCACAGCCTGCCGCGCTTTGCCACCCCCGCACTCATCGCTCTTTGCCAGTGCCTCGAAAGTGAAACCATTGATCATCAGCTGGTACAACCATTGATTTCAAGGGGTGAGCAATCCCTGGCTTCGGGGGAACCGGATACAGCGCTATTGACGGCACTTGTTCGCGGGATATCCCACAGCCCAGCCAGCGGTATGCGCCAGCAATTTCTCCTTACACTGCTGCAAAGCCTGGCCGGCACAAACGGGGAGGTTCTTGCCGCAATTGGCAGCCGCTGCACGGACGATTTATTTGTTCCCGAGATTGCGCAACTATGGTTGGAGAAATTAAGTGAAAGCCAGCCTCAGGAAACCTTCAACCTGCTGCTGACCGATCTGCTGTTTCTGCCACAATTGCGCAATGTACTGCTGGCCGTCTTGAGGAACCCGGAACGAACCGAGGGCCTCGCCCTGGCATTTGGTGCCTTTTTGAATCCGGCCGGAAAATAG
- a CDS encoding 2-dehydro-3-deoxy-6-phosphogalactonate aldolase encodes MPSEQRFPLVAILRGITPEEVIPVAETIHNAGFYYIEVPLNSPEPLQSIAKLVRYFGDRACCGAGTVTTVKQVEAVAETGAKLIVSPNCDPAVIRRSLELGLVSMPGIQTPTEAFSAINAGARYLKLFPAISLGPDYVKNLKVVLPPECALLAVGGINLVNMYDFYAAGIAGFGIGSDLYKPGRSHENVSARARNYVEKYQSIS; translated from the coding sequence ATGCCCTCGGAGCAGCGTTTCCCGCTGGTGGCAATCTTACGCGGCATCACGCCAGAGGAAGTGATACCTGTAGCAGAGACTATCCACAATGCGGGTTTTTATTACATCGAAGTGCCTCTGAATTCACCCGAGCCGTTGCAGAGCATCGCAAAACTGGTGCGGTATTTCGGCGACCGCGCCTGCTGTGGTGCCGGTACCGTGACCACTGTGAAGCAGGTTGAAGCCGTCGCCGAAACCGGAGCCAAGCTGATTGTTTCCCCCAACTGCGACCCCGCCGTAATCCGCCGTAGTCTTGAATTAGGGCTGGTAAGCATGCCCGGTATCCAGACACCTACCGAGGCGTTTTCCGCAATCAACGCGGGGGCCCGATATCTCAAACTGTTTCCCGCAATCAGTCTCGGCCCTGACTATGTGAAAAACTTGAAAGTGGTACTGCCGCCGGAGTGCGCTTTACTCGCCGTTGGCGGCATTAATCTGGTCAACATGTACGACTTTTATGCGGCCGGCATCGCCGGCTTTGGAATTGGCAGCGACCTGTATAAACCTGGGCGCAGTCATGAAAACGTGAGTGCAAGGGCACGAAACTACGTAGAAAAATACCAATCGATTTCATGA
- a CDS encoding IlvD/Edd family dehydratase has product MRNNNDKPGKPRRSQLSYGKLDKDGFIHRSWMKAQGYPDHCFDGRPIIGICNTWSEITPCNSGLREMAEYVKRGIWEAGGVPLEFPVTSLGETQMRPTAMLFRNLLAMDVEESIRGNPIDGVVLLGGCDKTTPGQLMGAASVNLPTIVVSSGPMLNGKFRGRDIGSGTDVWKFSEAVRAGEMSQEDFIAAESAMSRSRGVCMTMGTASTVSNLVEAMGLCLPYNGSIPAVDARRQAMAHMSGREIVRLVEEDVRMKDIVRKESLINAIKVNSAIGGSTNTVMHLLALAGRLEIDLELEDFDRYSRDLPLLVDLMPSGRFLMEDYHYAGGLPAVIKKIGAHLDLSATTVSGKTLGEQIENVECYNDDVIRNLDNPVKENSGIWVLRGNLCPQGAIIKPNAASTELMNHTGRAVVFESIEDYHARKDLPELDIDEHCIMVLKGCGPKGYPGMPEVGNMALPKKLLEKGVKDMLRISDARMSGTAFGSVILHVAPEASAGGPLAVVRSGDLIEFNGEARTLNLKISDQELQARLEEWQRNKPEPTYQRGYARLYVDTVLQADKGADLDFLVGGSGDEVSRESH; this is encoded by the coding sequence ATGCGCAATAATAACGACAAGCCCGGCAAGCCACGCCGCAGCCAACTGAGCTACGGCAAATTGGACAAAGATGGTTTCATCCACCGCTCGTGGATGAAAGCCCAGGGGTATCCCGACCACTGCTTCGACGGCCGCCCCATCATTGGCATTTGCAATACCTGGTCTGAAATCACTCCCTGCAACTCTGGCTTGCGGGAAATGGCGGAATACGTGAAACGCGGCATCTGGGAAGCTGGCGGCGTACCGCTGGAATTCCCGGTCACCAGCCTCGGCGAAACCCAGATGCGCCCCACCGCCATGCTGTTCCGCAACCTGCTGGCAATGGACGTGGAAGAATCCATTCGCGGCAACCCCATCGACGGCGTGGTGCTGCTGGGTGGCTGCGACAAGACCACCCCCGGCCAACTGATGGGAGCCGCCAGCGTCAACCTGCCCACTATTGTGGTGTCTTCCGGTCCCATGCTGAACGGCAAATTCCGCGGTCGCGATATCGGCTCCGGCACCGATGTGTGGAAGTTCTCGGAAGCGGTGCGCGCCGGGGAAATGAGCCAGGAAGATTTCATTGCCGCCGAAAGCGCTATGTCCCGCTCCCGCGGCGTGTGCATGACCATGGGCACTGCCTCCACCGTCTCCAACCTGGTGGAGGCCATGGGCCTGTGCCTGCCTTACAACGGTTCCATCCCTGCGGTCGACGCCCGCCGCCAGGCCATGGCACATATGTCCGGCCGAGAAATCGTGCGCCTGGTGGAAGAGGATGTGCGCATGAAAGACATCGTGCGCAAGGAATCCCTGATCAACGCCATCAAGGTCAACTCCGCCATCGGCGGTTCTACCAATACCGTCATGCACCTTCTGGCCCTGGCCGGGCGTCTGGAGATCGACCTGGAACTGGAAGACTTCGACCGCTACAGCCGCGACCTGCCGCTGCTTGTGGACCTGATGCCGTCTGGCCGCTTCCTGATGGAGGACTACCACTACGCTGGCGGCCTGCCCGCGGTGATAAAAAAAATCGGTGCGCATCTGGATCTCAGCGCCACCACCGTCAGCGGTAAAACCCTGGGCGAACAAATCGAAAACGTCGAATGCTACAACGACGATGTGATCCGCAACCTGGACAACCCGGTGAAAGAGAACTCCGGAATCTGGGTGCTGCGCGGCAACCTCTGCCCCCAGGGTGCCATCATCAAACCCAACGCCGCCTCCACCGAACTGATGAACCATACCGGCCGCGCCGTTGTATTCGAATCCATTGAGGACTACCACGCACGCAAAGACCTGCCGGAGCTGGACATCGACGAGCACTGCATCATGGTGCTCAAGGGTTGCGGTCCCAAGGGCTACCCGGGCATGCCGGAAGTGGGCAATATGGCACTGCCGAAAAAACTGCTGGAAAAAGGCGTCAAGGATATGCTGCGGATTTCCGACGCCCGTATGAGCGGCACAGCATTTGGCTCGGTAATCCTGCACGTGGCCCCGGAAGCCAGCGCCGGCGGTCCTCTGGCGGTGGTGCGCAGCGGCGATCTGATCGAATTCAACGGCGAGGCCCGCACCCTCAATCTGAAAATTTCCGATCAGGAACTGCAGGCGCGCCTTGAAGAGTGGCAGCGGAACAAACCCGAACCCACCTACCAGCGGGGTTACGCCAGACTATACGTCGACACAGTGCTGCAGGCCGACAAGGGCGCTGACCTGGACTTCCTTGTGGGCGGTTCCGGTGACGAAGTCTCACGGGAATCCCACTGA